From a region of the Rhipicephalus microplus isolate Deutch F79 chromosome X, USDA_Rmic, whole genome shotgun sequence genome:
- the LOC119174920 gene encoding uncharacterized protein LOC119174920: MERGPKKRKRGPYKTYLNPKSQFQLPRSTARACPPTGASPSMPSSSDEADSDTERADPPSRTTSLKSRNSHIASPGSERPESEEDFPESDNEPVTSSGGRLGSSAGSAMEAPAAAPEAQEQRNSADPSQKFPAREPHAPADEVILLRLIS; encoded by the exons ATGGAGCGCggtccgaagaaaagaaagagaggacccTACAAGACTTATTTAAATCCCAAGTCTCAGTTCCAGCTACCAAGGAGCACCGCACGCGCTTGCCCGCCGACC GGTGCCAGCCCTAGCATGCCTTCTTCGAGTGATGAGGCAGACAGCGACACTGAAAGGGCAGATCCACCAAGTCGAACAACATCACTGAAGAGCCGGAATAGTCACATAGCTAGTCCGGGCTCCGAACGTCCGGAAAGTGAAGAAGATTTCCCCGAGTCCGATAATGAGCCG GTAACGTCAAGTGGAGGCCGGTTAGGCTCGTCAGCTGGCAGTGCTATGGAAGCTCCTGCTGCAGCCCCTGAAGCACAAGAGCAGAGGAACAGCGCTGATCCGTCACAGAAATTTCCTGCACGCGAGCCTCACGCCccagcagatgaagttattttactAAGGCTTATCAGTTAA
- the LOC142761762 gene encoding uncharacterized protein LOC142761762, with product MQPAADPVTEPDPSCKARFGDLFTQLVTEKVVLSKGDILLMALKHAVKNNLTLLGLTSLIDLINRIFDKPILPHSQYHLHKLFSETGTTMTFFFFCPRCFSHIGSLETNSYLKCSKCSHTTFVSSLSDAPFFVTLDVESQLQRLLKDCDLLDLTKPLPTNGTFSDIWDGTMYRTFVAESQHCGPRISFSLNADGTPLFKSSGTSIWPIQLIVNELPPQQRMSKLVLAALWFWKEKPNMALFQGTFVEKMNELCENGVELQRQGRVEKYKVYCICSSVDSVARAPMQGVTQFNGYFGCNWCLQRGERAGGATKYPVEEVEPTERSELQMLNDMEIALKGGVPVQGVKTVSPLINLPHFNIVWSFVPDYMHCVLLGVARQFLELWFNSDSACSISRHQHIVDRRLMSIKPPMDVKRLPRPTKERKWWKAKELESWLLCYSVPVLHGILEKPYMQHWACLVEALHIMLQRAISPTELTIAEGLLLEFHVRAELLFGKSVMTFNMHQLTHIAKSVRHWGPLWAHSAFPFEAGNGSLKKAVKAANGIPHQVCRVLQMESMVVELQRQAISPSVAEYCSSFDGTKTQKSVLSSGGYRFFGHGSRRASAGLQPSLHDTTLEFTKYRRMLAKGSIITDSMYASNKRTNSSVVELQNGHFVIVEEIYHGSDNKAYISARKLSCSPVMYNLVAMSHVLKVNHKAANTSLVECSEIRKVVVFVELERASYVCFPPSSFTL from the exons ATG caGCCTGCTGCAGATCCAGTGACAGAGCCTGATCCATCTTGCAAGGCACGCTTTGGAGACCTTTTTACACAACTTGTCACTGAGAAAGTGGTTCTTTCGAAGGGAGATATTCTCCTAATGGCACTAAAGCATGCTGTGAAGAATAATTTGACTCTTTTGGGTTTAACTAGCTTAATAGATTTAATTAACAGAATTTTTGATAAACCTATATTACCTCACTCACAGTATCACCTACATAAACTTTTTAGCGAAACTGGCACCACtatgacttttttctttttttgtccgaGATGCTTTTCGCATATTGGCAGTCTTGAGACAAATTCTTACTTGAAATGCTCGAAGTGCAGTCACACAACTTTTGTGTCTTCCCTTTCGGATGCCCCCTTTTTTGTCACTCTCGATGTGGAGTCGCAACTTCAAAGGCTACTTAAGGACTGTGATCTTCTTGATTTAACAAAGCCCCTTCCGACGAATGGGACATTTTCAGACATCTGGGATGGTACAATGTATCGTACTTTTGTAGCCGAATCTCAACACTGTGGACCAAGAATCAGTTTCTCGTTGAATGCAGATGGGACCCCGCTTTTCAAATCAAGTGGGACATCAATTTGGCCCATCCAGCTAATTGTTAATGAGCTCCCTCCACAGCAAAGAATGTCCAAATTGGTCCTGGCCGCATTGTGGTTCTGGAAAGAAAAGCCAAACATGGCACTTTTCCAAGGTACTTTTGTTGAGAAAATGAACGAGCTGTGTGAGAATGGCGTTGAATTACAACGTCAAGGAAGGGTTGAAAAATATAAGGTCTATTGTATCTGTTCAAGTGTAGATTCTGTTGCTAGGGCACCGATGCAAGGTGTAACCCAATTTAATGGGTATTTTGGATGTAATTGGTGTCTCCAAAGAGGTGAGAGAGCTGGCGGGGCAACTAAATACCCAGTTGAGGAAGTTGAACCCACAGAAAGAAGTGAGCTCCAAATGCTAAATGACATGGAGATTGCTTTGAAAGGGGGGGTGCCTGTGCAAGGAGTCAAAACAGTGTCACCGTTGATAAACCTGCCCCATTTTAACATAGTGTGGAGCTTTGTGCCAGACTATATGCACTGTGTCTTGCTGGGGGTAGCGCGCCAGTTCCTAGAATTGTGGTTCAATTctgatagtgcctgttcaataagcCGACATCAGCACATAGTGGACCGCAGGCTTATGTCTATTAAGCCACCAATGGATGTGAAGCGATTGCCGAGGCCGACAAAAGAGCGGAAATGGTGGAAGGCCAAGGAACTTGAGAGCTGGCTACTTTGTTACAGTGTCCCTGTTTTGCATGGCATTCTTGAGAAGCCATACATGCAACACTGGGCTTGCCTAGTTGAAGCCTTGCACATAATGTTGCAGCGTGCAATCAGCCCAACTGAGCTCACCATTGCCGAGGGGCTATTGTTGGAGTTTCATGTGCGTGCAGAACTGCTGTTTGGCAAGTCAGTCATGACATTCAACATGCACCAACTGACTCATATAGCAAAGAGTGTGCGCCACTGGGGACCACTTTGGGCACACAGTGCGTTCCCATTTGAAGCTGGGAACGGCAGCCTAAAAAAAGCTGTAAAAGCAGCTAACGGAATTCCCCATCAAGTCTGCCGAGTCCTACAGATGGAAAGCATGGTAGTAGAACTTCAACGGCAGGCTATCAGTCCAAGTGTAGCAGAGTACTGCTCGTCTTTTGATGGCACAAAAACTCAAAAAAGCGTACTTAGTAGTGGTGGCTACCGTTTTTTCGGACACGGTTCCCGACGTGCATCAGCAGGTTTGCAGCCATCTTTACATGACACTACCCTTGAGTTCACCAAATACAGAAGAATGTTGGCGAAGGGATCAATTATCACTGATAGCATGTATGCATCTAACAAGAGGACCAATAGCTCTGTTGTTGAACTTCAAAATGGGCATTTTGTTATTGTTGAAGAAATATACCATGGCAGCGACAACAAAGCATATATATCTGCAAGGAAATTAAGCTGCAGTCCAGTGATGTACAACTTGGTGGCCATGTCACATGTGCTGAAAGTAAATCACAAGGCAGCGAATACATCACTGGTCGAATGCTCTGAAATCAGAAAGGTGGTTGTGTTTGTGGAACTCGAAAGAGCTTCCTATGTATGCTTCCCTCCAAGTTCCTTTACATTGTAA
- the LOC119174919 gene encoding uncharacterized protein LOC119174919, whose product MITHVRVRYEDDKKIGTVPIEDVKDFFPRHQQDFKSKSLYLVKWTDDSGDSDYYRARILALGESEDFAETEARERTRIPKRVYSPASSDYENEAESPIKEKTKNKTTSGAEARLLQLLKSKKENMKRQAKNQDGPHSKKHHKEAMDSGRLQGAHETIDNLEEQVEKKSTIIRQLRKQNEEKDREMAQLRRLNMELQDKVISALEDMKGCRIMKRIMDGSQSSPSVSEDLQDTLTERALRPGSSNPQPNDSETMVDIGRGLMVKKGAWEHVQSHHKDSLFVKDLLVTIWSKDNLKERSLHGKHCPRYPNRPRKAPLTPWKLDVMRDCYRARLEHQGVPAGVLPLAVKQMNHFIVEKLSDIEKLAKRAKDNQGVAEV is encoded by the exons atgattaccCACGTTCGAGTCCGGTACgaagatgataaaaaaattgGAACGGTGCCAATAGAAGACGTTAAAGATTTCTTCCCCCGTCACCAGCAAGACTTCAAGTCCAAATCCCTCTATTTAGTCAAATGGACGGACGACAGTGGAGACAGCGATTACTATAGGGCCCGGATTCTGGCACTGGGAG AATCGGAGGACTTCGCGGAGACAGAGGCCAGAGAGAGAACGCGTATTCCGAAGAGGGTTTATTCGCCGGCGTCTTCGGACTACGAGAATGAAGCGGAG AGCCCTatcaaagaaaaaacgaaaaacaaaacaacaagtgGTGCAGAGGCACGCCTGCTTCAGCttttaaaaagcaagaaagaaaatatgaAGAGGCAGGCGAAAAATCAAGATGGGCCACATTCTAAAAAGCACCACAAAGAAGCAATGGACAGTGGGCGCCTTCAGGGGGCTCATGAAACCATTGATAACCTTGAAGAGCAGGTAGAGAAAAAATCTACCATCATTCGCCAACTGcgaaaacaaaatgaagaaaaagacagGGAGATGGCTCAACTCAGAAGACTGAACATGGAGCTTCAGGACAAGGTTATTTCTGCACTGGAAGACATGAAAG GCTGCAGAATTATGAAAAGGATCATGGATGGCAGCCAGTCGAGCCCCTCCGTGTCTGAGGATCTACAAGACACCTTGACAGAGCGAGCCCTTCGCCCAGGTTCATCCAATCCGCAACCGAATGACAGTGAAACAATG GTGGACATTGGACGAGGGCTTATGGTCAAGAAAGGTGCATGGGAACATGTGCAGTCCCATCATAAGGATTCCTTATTTGTCAAGGACCTGCTAGTCACCATCTGGTCGAAAGACAACCTTAAGGAGCGCTCCCTGCATG GAAAACATTGTCCACGGTACCCTAACCGTCCACGCAAGGCTCCCCTAACACCGTGGAAGTTGGACGTAATGCGTG ACTGCTACAGAGCACGTCTGGAGCATCAAGGCGTGCCTGCAGGAGTACTGCCGTTGGCAGTCAAACAGATGAACCACTTCATTGTTGAGAAGCTTTCAGATATTGAGAAGCTTGCCAAGCG GGCGAAGGACAACCAGGGCGTTGCGGAAGTTTAA